CGTTCGGGAAGCCCGAGCTAGGAGCGGGGCCACTATCTGGCTTATTCCCCCTCAttgaaattaatcttttttatcgaaaggaggaaatgaaatctcCGAGAGTATCAGTGACTTGCCAGGTCAGGAAGTGGCGTGCTGGCTGTGAACCCGAGTGCCTGACACCGACACCCACGCACGCAGAACGGGCCGGCTCCTGAAATGCCCCCCTTCACACAGGGCACCTGTGGGCAATCTTGCTCCTGACTTCTGAGCCAcgtgtctcctctttctctccgaGTGCCCATCAACTAGGCGTTCCCTCCCCAGACCGCCAGGGGGCGCAACACCTGAAATATATTACCTGTTCCCTCAGCACACACTTCTTGCTAATAAACAGCACCAGGCCCTCCGCACTGCAGCACCACCATCACTCTGCAGAGGAACACGTGAAGTCCTTCTTCTGAAAGCAAGTCTCAGGGAAACAGCTGGGAAATTCCCACCAAATTCAAATCACTATCGGGGTGTCAAGTAGCCACGGGCTGCATTTGAGGGAAGGGAAGATGTCAGCCTGATCTAGGGAGGAACTTGCGAAGACTCAGAGCCAAGGCCCTGCAGGGAGCTGTCACGGGTGGCGAGTGTCCTGTCAGTAGCCCTGGGCAAGCCAAGACTGATGTTCcctgtggggaggcagggggcagagctGCTCCAGGCGTGTGTGGTCCGCACAGTGGGGCGTCTGTGAAGCGTTCCCAGGACTCGGGCACACCTTCAATGTAAGTGCAGCATATGAAAGCGTCCAGCTTTCAGAATTGCTCCTCCACGTATGAAGGTGATTTGACGTGTTGAAGGGAAAAATGGGTGTCACATATCGTgtccttttctattttatctcaGCGATTCTTTTTACTGACCAGGGTTAAAACGGTGGCAGAAAATACAAATAGGTCTTTCCAGGGTGTTTTAGACGCCAGTCGTGTGTAGAAGTCAAACAAGAGGGGTGTGGGATTCCATCCCCTCTGGGTACTTTTCCAGGCTCTCATCACCGAGGACTGAGTTTGGCAGGGGCccccagagaaggaaaatgagaaatggacAACGTTCTCTGCAATCCATACTCGTAAGGGGAATAGAGGGAGTGTGTCCTCTGTGTGTCCAGTGCCCTATGTCATCTGGCGAGGCTTTCATTTGGAgctgagaaactgaagctcaacttAACCTAAGGGGCTAAGACGCTCCGTGTGcgtgtgttttggggggtgggggggggtacTCTTTGGTCCAGAGCCGAGGTCTCTGCACGTCCCGTCCAGTTCCCCACGCCAGCCCTGATGGGCACGGCgtctctttgttcaagacagaagaaggaagacAGAGCCAGAATAAAGTCAACAACTTTTATTACAACTCACGTATTTCATAGAAAAAGGAATGTAGCGTCAGGTCCGCTTGTATGAAAAACGGTAAAATGCAGGTTTGTCCTGGTTGCCCTGTTGACACCTGGGGCAGGCTCTCCGCGACATCAGGCACAGCAGCTGCACTTGTCCGAGGCCCCTTTGCAGACGCAGCCCTGGGCACACTTGGCGCAGCCCacggggcagcaggagcagcagcctggGGAGGCAAGGGCAGCGTGCAGTCGGACCACGCGTTGTCCGCACCCACCCTTCCCAACAGCAGGCCTGGCCCAGCCGCCCTCAGGCCCAGACCCTGAGTTTACGACGGTGTCCTCTGTCCTGAGAGAATTGCTCTCGGGCACTAGGTTCAGGTTGCCTGCCCCATCTGTGCCCAGGACAGGGCACAGCGCCTTGGAGAGACACTGAGCAGGGCCTCTGGAGACAAGACAAAGccagcccccagcaccaccagTGATGTGAGCCAAGTCCTCAGGATCAAAGTGGAGGCAAACCCCTCACAGAGCAGCTCCCGCTCGGGGTAGGGAGGCTCTGGGCTGCTTCGACAGGAAGGGGCTGCACCAGGTCCGAGAAGCCACACAGGGTCACTCGTTCATGTCCCTACTGTGCTTCAGTCCCTGGGAGGATTCAGAAGCGTGCCTCAGGAGGCAGGAGGACTAGTTCTAGTGACAGGTCTGAGGTCGTTGGTCGGTGAcccgtctgggcctcagtctccctgttcTCTAGTGCGCGCCTGGGTCTCGGTCATGTCGAAGGTGATTCCAGCTCTGATTGGGAATCCCTTCCTGGTGAGGGGGGTGCCGGGAAGTTTGGTCCCTGTCCTGCTCCTGCCTGCTGAGCTCTGGGCTCCCTCCTCGCACTCAGCCCACACCCCGCATTGCCAGAGAAGGCCCCGCACACTCACTCTTCTTGCAGGAGGTGCATCTGCAGGCCTTGCAGGTGCAGGAGCCAGCGCAGCTGCAGGAGCCGCCTGCCAGGAAGGGAAAGGCCAGcagtgagcagggagagggatgcaGGAGCTACAGCAGACGGTCAGCAATGCCTCCCTGAGCCCTCCTCCTCCGTCAGGACGCAGCCCTGGGAGCTCGTGTCCACTCAGGCAGATAGAGAAGCCCCAGCTCGTCTCTTCTGGTCCAAGGAGAGTAGGTCCCCTCCTGATGGGACTCCACAGGGAAGGTCccaggctccagacccagcccaggctgactggggctgggggccagggcccatggcctgaaccccaaagaggcagtgtcccctcctcccatccagtcCTGGCAGGTCCGAGGCCTCCTCCAAACCCTGGGTCTAGCAATTCCGTGACCTGCTGGGTGACCTCAACAAAGGCAGTCTTGAGCCTCTGTACTCCCCATTCAAAAATAGAGGCTGGAAATCTCTGGCGATCTAGTGGTTAGGGGACAGCGCTCTCACTTCCTAGTGTCTGGGTtccgtccctggtcagggaactaagctcccacaagctgagtggtacagccaaaaaacaaaacaaaaagtagattaaGAAAATGCTGTCGCTGCCCCGGCTGGGAAGAAAGCACTGGGTGAACCGCGGCCGTCCACTTGGGCTCGAATGGAAACTTCTTCCTCATCTAACCCCAGGGACACTGTGTCCTGGGCTGAGAAGCGGGCATGCAAGGCCCAGAGCCAGGGGTTCCTTACCAGTGGGGCAGGAGCAGTTGGGGTCCATTTGGAGCCAAGGCGAGGCCGGGGGTCGAAAGCAAGCGGCCAAGAGGCCCGTGAGCTGGTGGGAGGCGTGTGGAGCCTAGGAGCCTGCTTGCAGTGTTTGTACCCAGAGGAGGCGGCCCGGGCGCAGAGGTCCCACCCCCTCCTTGCACCCGCCCCGCGGATCTGCGCCCGCCCCGCCCGCAGCGCCCGGGGCCCGGCTGTGAGCAACCCTTGGGGCCGAGACAGGATTCTCCCAGGGTACGTGGGTCCGCTCTGCGCACGGAGAGCCGTCTTTGGTGCCTGCTCGCCGGTAGGGACTGTTTGCCGGGAGGTGCGCGGTGTCCTAGCCTCCCTGTCCGCCCCTCCCGATTTTCCCGAGGGCGGCAGCCACCTTGTTCCGGGATTTTCCAGCAACCCAGCCTCTGTATCCTCGCTGTCTTCCCCACCACCGGCCCCCGCGCTGTTGTCTTCAGGTTCCCCCTTTCCGGAGCCCGTGTGCAACCCTAGTCTCGCGCTCCCGtcccaggcatggctggatcctggGAGTTGTGTGCAGAGGGCGGCGGTGGATGTGACCTTCACCACCAATCCTCCgactccctcttcccccaccatTTCCTGTCCTGGTCCCCACGATGGTCCTTAGGCAGCGCTTCTCTAACGTTTCTCCGTAAGAGCACCGCGACCAActcaggcctctgcctcccatccttccttcttttctgcacTACTGAATGGATGGGTGGGCACACTTGTCCCTGTGCTCCTGGCCTAAACTTGGCAGGGGATTTCCTGATCCTAGCCAGTCCACCCTGCACCAGGATGGAGGTTCCCAAAGGATGAGATCCCACCCCGTGGAAGGGATCATTGTAAGTGATGGGCAGACCTGGCATTAAAGAGCACAGCATGAAGAGTGGTTATTTCCCTTTGAGTATTCAGCAGTGGGAAGGGCACTGAGCAGGCAGTCACATCCCTCTGCATAGCTCTGTGACCTCTCTGGACTTTAGTCTCCCATCTCTGCAGCCAGAAGCACAACTAGACTGTCTGAAAGGACACTTCCAGCTCTGAATAATGATAGGCAGGACTCAGCCTTCAGTGACCTCCTAATCGGCGACCTTTGGCAAGGAGGTGAGACAGCCTTGCTATAGCTTCAGACCTCTGAATATGGTCTGTGTGCCCTTAGGCAGGTTGCTGAAACTCTGGGTAGCTGGCGCAATCCTTCCAGCCCCTGCAGGTTCACTGTGTTACTGGTTCAATATAGATCaagtgatagggagggtgggcattGATTTTGTGTTCCTCCAAATGGTGTGGCAGCATCTTATTCTAGGGGGGCTATTGCAGGGCATGCGCACTCCCCCTGCCAGTGAATCAGTAAACTTGCAATCAAAC
This genomic window from Mesoplodon densirostris isolate mMesDen1 chromosome 19, mMesDen1 primary haplotype, whole genome shotgun sequence contains:
- the LOC132480299 gene encoding metallothionein-1E gives rise to the protein MDPNCSCPTGGSCSCAGSCTCKACRCTSCKKSCCSCCPVGCAKCAQGCVCKGASDKCSCCA